TTCCTATCTGCATCATCCGGTTCATCGTTGGCACGTAGGCGACCAAACGCCTCGTCGCCATCAAAGTAATAATATTCTTTGCGCGTCGAATTCGTTTCCACGACGGTCATTGGTTGATGGGTGCTCGCCGCAGCCAACGACTCCGAAGTGCGTGCGTTGCGATACAGCGGCACACCAAACGACGGTGGGAATGGGCTTGGCAGACCGGCATATGGCGGTTGTGTTGGCGGTGGCCAAAATTGTGGCTGTTGTGTCGCTAAGAAGAGATTAAGGCTGGGTGTTTGTAGCGGCCGATATGGTATCTGATCTGGTGGTAACTGCGTTTGCGGTGGTTGCGCAAAGAGAGGTGACTGCTGGTAGACGGGCAGTTGTTGTTGGCCAAACACGTTTTGTTGCAAacgattatttacattttggttACTTATGGCATTTTGTTGTCCAATGCCAACTTGACCTTGTACAACGCTTGGTCTTGAGACCACATTTGTCGGTACATCGTGCGCCGGTAGTTGTGGTTGCACGAAGGCGGTTTCTTGACATTCCTCTTGGTAAATCTCAAGCAAGAAACCACTCGATGGTACGCCCGAATAGCCCATACGCATGCGTATATGCTTAGCGCCTAAGCCCCAAGCACTTCTGTAAACATAGCCGGTGCGGCAGCCGCAGAAGCGTTCGCCATTGATTTCGATGAAGTCTTCGGTGCAAACATCTCTACTTGTACTGATGGCGACATTGATATTGCCCTCTGTGGCACCAGTGCCGACATAAGTTTGTCCGAAATCGAAGAATTTGAATTGAATGCGTAGACGACATATGTTATCAGCATTTTTTTCCAACCCAAATTGGCAATCGCGTTGCTgcgttggcaagagtgatgtGAAGGCAGTGCGCGGAAAGCCAGGACTGGAGAGATAGAACCGCTTCTGATGGAAGGATGTTGTGCAGCATTGCTGTGAGGATGCTGTTGAACCGACTGCTTGAGTATTATCAAATAGCGCACTGCCATCCTGTAAGACTGGTGGCTGCGCCGCACCAAACGGAACACCACCGAATGGTGCGTTAAGTGGTGGCAGACCGGTTGGCGGCAATCCAGCAAGTTGTGCGCCAGGCAGCGCTGCGCCGAAAAATTGTTGACGCGGTTGTGACTCACCCGTAGGCTTTACTAAAGATTTAGTTTTTAATGTCTGCTCTTGATCTTCCCGTAACTGCTTACTTTGCGCATCCGATTGCCAATCGCCCACATACTGATCAGCACTCACAGGCTTTTGCAAATTATTACTCCGATAAGCCAATGCAGGATATCCTATATATCCCGGATATGGACTCACAAATGTTGGCTCTGGTTTGCAAGGCTTAACATTTTCAGTTAGTTGATTGAATTGCGGGTTTGGCTGCGGTCCATATAGATTACCAAAGGCGGGCGGAGGTGGCGCTGGTAAGTTCCAACCGAATAACGGCGCTGTAGGATACGGTATATGCTGTTCCACTTGCGTCcaattgcgaaataattgcggTACTATGGCCTGTGGTGGTTGAAAATTCGACGAAGGCGCTAATACCTCCTCGGTATCCTCGTCATTTGTATCGAGATTTTCGCGTAAATAATCCTCGCGCTCACAAGCCAATCGTGTGATCAGCAATTTGAAACCACGCGCAGTCGTCCAAGGTGAGCTGTCCGAAAAGAAACGCAGCCTCAATATACCGCCCGGTGTGTGATACTTTTTAATGCCGATTACTTGACCGCACAGCAGGTCCATATCATCGCCATCGTTCTCCACGCCAATAGCTAGATAATCATTTGTGCAATTCGCCGACGATTCAAGATGAAAATCTAAGAATTGTATATGAAACTTTGTTGGACAACGGTAAGGCGAGCGTATCACGTAATCCCAACAGGTGCTGATCGGATAATTATTTGGATAATTCGGTGATTCCACAACGCTCTGTCTGGTCTTATAAACACCCGAGAGACTGCATTGTGGCAACTCATCATGCGTCGCGCCACTGACCAGACAACTTAAACCGAGTAGCAGTATGAAGCGTTCCGCGCTAAGgatgcttggcgatttcattaaattcatcAACATTTTCAAGTAGCGATTTGAAATTTGGTAACCGAATACGTTAACTAAAGTCGCGGAAATCGTACCGTTTTGAATGCGAACCCGGTCGCAACTGAAGCGTCAAGTGATATTGTGGCGCTCGATTACCGGCAACCGGCAAGCTCAGCTCAATAAGCGATTTTCGCCGAAACTTTAAAGCAAACAACGGCGCTTAAACGCTTGAGTTGAGCGCTGACAAAGTATCAGCCACATGCACtcaaacatatttgtatgtgtgagcAGTACAGCGAAAAGGTGTGAAACGCCgtttaaaactaaatatttgatcttttcacaacaaaatacaatatgcaaatattcgaaaatatacgTTAAACAATTTGTTCGTCTGTATTATTTCGGCGCTTTTTCttcgtaatttttttcatttttttatgattttctttgtAACCACAACAAAAGCAGTCTTTTTATTCCAACATAGTTTTGgcatacttaaaaaaatcagaaataaaattaaaagtaaaatacaacaacagcaactgacACAACTATAATGTCAACAAGTGGAATGAGTTGAATAGTCACACCTTTGCCTATGCCATTGTTTCCGGTCAATTATACTGACTCGTACATTTACACAgcaaatacatacttacatacagagaaacatatttaaatacattcttGTCGGATGGTATATATTGCTATACGTGAGTGAGAtttaatttttgcgaaatatgCGAACTGTAAATAAGCCTTCATTACTTGAGAGTCATAGACccaagtaaaataattaataatagatGTCGCTTCTGTGCTCTTGTATCTGAATTTCATGGCAGTTTTTGATATATTACACCCAATATCCGATGTGCCGAATACAAATTGGAAATTTTGGTTTAGTTCGGTTATTAAAGAGAAGCTAATAGgcactttttttgaaaattatgcgGTGAAATTGAGTATAagatttgaatgaaaataaaaaaaaaactgagaatttatttcacaacatagTCTTATTTTAACTCAATACACTTAACCTCCAACTTCTTTAACCCATCTGAAAAATACGTTTTCCTGGAGATCTGGAAAGAAGGTATGTAACTGTAGCTATTTTTCTTCCGACCGATAGATCAGTCATCGTCCACCACAGTTTCACTGAGTGAGATTACTGCTTCCTTAGACTGTGCTGTATATCAATGGATTCATACATCGTGGAATATCATATGTATAAACTCCTTCTGGTTGTGCTTAAGGAGTTGtatacagttaggaggtcgaCAAAAGgcattttcaagatttttttctaagcaaactatttggtttattgatttgaaacttggcaggtatattatgacaaccttaaactatattcacatattttttattgccaaaaataattatcgggaacgttgatattgccaattttgcagaggtccgcaaaaaagggctcttgcggtgagcacgatatctctggactggatcatctaaaatgcaaaaaccaaattaatttcattaatataataaataatatagtgATTGATCGAacgaattagcaaaaaaaaatttgttgacaaaatggcggctactcaaggttcgattttcgaccaaaattcgggtctttaattgtttataaaaatattttcatcggATGGagaaatccttcgattaattactaaaaaatatagttaagaagcttttcagaccgatcggttcagccttttctgagaaatcttgatcaccgactttgaaaacacagtttcgagaaaaacgagtttatagttttgaaaacactttacatgtagtcggcgcgccttcactaatgtgtctataacttcgaaaatattcgtcggatcgacttgaaatctCATACTCAGAAAACGCaacaaatatcgattttttgaaaatcctaactgtatataaccccttaaataagGTCAAACACCGCTATAAAGCTTTGATAATCAACTGAAGAGAGTCGCCATATTCAGCAACGTGGTTTGATTTCACTGCCTGGTTTCTCATccaaaattataatgaaatgatcgatccatatttatttttaactatttttctaACACGCTTCCGCAGGTGATCTAAACAATCCTACGATTCCGATTCGTCTGTAATTTGGAGCCATCTAAGAGAATTTTAGTGCATTATAGATATAGTAATATTGTCTAACGACTGTGGCGGCATCTAGCATTGAGATATTTATCGGACCTcgtattgttatattttatatatttttttttatttttttattttagatttttccgaaacttatttttaaaataactcatacaaaaacattatatgacaaaatagttatttatttatatcaaggaaagacaaaaaattacatttgtgtgttatacaaaaaaattattataaattcattCAATACTTTCacacattattttcattaaaccatctcaaaaatattttgtgttatgaaagatttataaattataaattctatttttgtgtatttaccTACGGATAATTTTACGGATTTttgatcaattaatatttttaaaagcttttacacCTGTTGAAACCTCATAGAAATTCCatagatttttttgtatgatgTGAGTACGTGAAGttgcattaaaatattcataaatattcgcATGCAGGCGCAAAAAATGGAATGAATATAAACAGTAAAACCTTGATATatacgcatgtatgtatgtatgttgcgcttaattattcaaaaacaaaactcGAAAAACAAACTACTTAGTTACAGTTATAATTCGAAAGTGTATTATTTTGAATGCCATTTTTGACAATGTACAATAACAttcaaattatgaaaaattcgatatacgaagtgtgttaaaaaaataacgagaatttttgttttttgaaaaatttttgtttaaaaaaaaaaaagtcggctacattaatgttgttcaAAATAGTCACCATTCGATATTAGATATGCACTTattttaaattcccgttattttttgaacacgcctCGTATATTAACATTATTAGTGTATAAAGCCAATCAACACTGTTAGAgggctttttcttcaaaaatacaataatttgtaTGGCGATCCATTAATTTGTTTGCGATTTCACCTTTTAGTCATGCAAACGCATATTCATGCTTTTAAGCTTTTTGCACAAACACACCCACAACtatcacaacaaaaaataaatatgtataaagagAGTAcacattgtaaagtaaatataaaaattacaataaatcaaatattGCTCAATTATGCGCAAATATCTACAAAAACCAAACGGTATGGGGTTGAAAAGGCATGGACATATTTTACTGATACAcccacttatgtatatatacatatacgtatgtatatttaaagccGTGCATTTGCTGTGCGTTTCAACGTAACTTTTCTGGCTCTAATGGAGCTGCGTTAAACACCAAGTTTATGCGAAAAAAATCCGCGACAAATTTAATGTTTATGTAAGCCATTCTATAACCACTTTCACACCCACAAATACACATGCAAATTACActtcacccacacacacatatgcacacacgCTCGATTGCCACCTTAAACAGACAGTTAACGCCATTGTTTATGGAGTTtatgataacaacaacagcaatgcagTGATTTTATAGCACACATAGCGGCATTAGCGGCGTAAAGCAAGCGCTACTGGTGGACTGGCTTGATGTGTAAGAAGACACGCACGCATTTGGAAGCTAATGGCGCTCGTGGATCATGTGTGTTTTAATGTGCTGATGGACTAGTGGAATATTGAGCGCTCCAGCAGTCTACTGTAACATAAGCAGTGTTAATGCATTgatgtgtataaatttatatgcaattttaaCGGATTAACAAATTTCAGTGATTTCATAAACTCGCTTTCGACCATGTGCACATACATGTTTGAATTTATACTGCAGTCAGGAGAGCCTAAAGTTGACATGGaagcatttatattaaaaaaatacttgcattaaaaaatatattgatatttgttgttatttttattattttaaaaattgtatccttaaaaaaattaggttactcatacgccatggtgacttagtatatgaaaattttgattcAAAACCAATTTGATGCGTGAACTATTAGAATTAttagtaataaaatttcattaactcTGTATCAATAGACATGTGTCACCGTTTCGGGACCTCTAGTCCCTTCGTACACATTTCGGAGCATCTCACTTAAGGGGCTatcagtgtgacattttcaaaaaatcgattttttttattttttgcttattcgatagtttatagtttcaaaaatatcctgtgaatgCGGTAAGGTCGtctcttgaatagtttttgaatgtcaGCGTTCTAAAGTGCGACCGCTCGCAGGTTATATAAGCTGCTATAGtcgggttaggggtagtcagagacacgaaaaaaatagaattttcagtaatttttttttgcttttaaatcatgtcattttacaaaagtaataatatggcattattatataatgttttgacttaaagtcacaaaaattaaaaaaaaattataatttccaaagttatagctgtctgtgttgacccagtttcaaaaaaagtccttgcggtgacaatcataagtccttggagattcatctaaaatcaatcggataaaaaaaattagttttataaatagataatcctgggcctgaaccaaacttttttttttaaattggtgGCCtcgggaaatttttttctacattttcgggaaaaaatcaacagttaattggtcttaaaaaatcgtaatttttgaaaaaaaaaatctttggttcaggtctgagtttattatgcaatctgaaagctgtagaaatttcattaaaatctaccaagcgattttcgagttacagttgtcaccagttttgagaaaaaagcatttaaagtttcaattCAGCtctcgttgttatttgtcgaataacgaTAAAGCATTTATCGGCaaacaattattaaaagcaaataattattaagtatatttttaagatattacacttaacgaaaatgcaaaaaaaaaaattgattttttgaaaatcctgactaaccctaaccccttaaacgcgtttttctcgaaactacaTTACtcaaacattcgatcgagtactttctttaaaaaaaaaaatctcgaaaatcgcctaatttttcatgagttacactggtatagccccttaagctaTGTTTCATATGCCTACCAATAGAGCATATTTTAGTATAGTGTGTTCAAAAGATAacaggaattttcgtttttttactggaatagaatatttattcattcgtgtacattaatgttgtcgcctcaTCCGCATTCGATATTATACACTTTtcgagaaattttaattttaaaaattcccgttattttttgaatatacaaaaatttttagtaatacgaaaatattaaaaaaaatagtattaaaaaaatcaaatgactaataaaataaatatttttgatggtCTAGATGTAGCAGTTGCGGAAGTAactgtatttataatataactaAGTGATATTCACATAAATCCTTTgctcattaaattaaatgtaatacgaaaatattttcaattttttttaagattagaTGAGCTGTTacacaaattacaaaaatttagccAGTCActtaaaccaacaaaaacaatcaacTATAACGAAAATTTGTAACTTCAAGTTATAACATTTTATCTGTCACAACTCAATGTCAAGTTCAATTACAAatgtaaaagttttaaaaaatattgtttgatcTTGAAGTTCTTATTCGTAAGATATACTATGGTTCAttgttgtaaacaaaaacatttttgaggACACAATTTAATGCCGCTCAACTTGATCTTGGAAAATTATGAAATGGGTGTTGACACTGATGAATCTAATCATATTTTATGATGCCAGATGTTTAGATTTTATTATCTAGTGGGTGTTTGAGCAACAGCCAAAATAACTGTTTATCatgtttgtatacattttaagcGGAAATTCAAATAAACTAATTCGGTGCTAAGTGCACTTTAGACTACGAATATATGCATAAATCAACTTTTTGGGGAAAATAAAGGCAATAAATGAATAAAGATTGCTAAAGACTAAAGGAGAACTGATAAAGATAGATTAAAAGAAGTTTATGCGTTTAACGCTACCGTTTTTGTACCCCCTGATGGGTATTTCCGGAATTAAAAGGGAGGAGTTTTAAGGCTCTTTGTGCATAGCTTGATGTGGTTCAACAAATTGCCTGTTGGATTACAATAATGTACAAGTTGGAATGTGtgtgaaatttcataaaatacagttatataatatacatgtataaacCAAAGCATATAGCAAATGAGTTACGCTCAAGGTGATTACTAACAAAAACCATTCGTCATCCACGTTCGGGTTGAAAGCGATACACTTTCCAAACATACAATTCTATTTGTGCTGCACTGTACTTTAGTTGCTCTCTAAACTTAATGCCCGCGAATTGGCATAAATTACCAGTGAGTGAGTTTTACACTCGTGTAAACAAAATATGATCTCTGTACATATGCATTTAAGCGCAcgatttgttttgaaatcaacattcatatcaaaatatttaaaaacgcgCGATAATCTTATCGCAGGATAAACATTGTAAACGAGCGATTCGCGAGCCAGTCGACACttgaatatacaatatataaatacacatttatatatgtataacatacatatatattacataaatgaattaatttctATATGTATGAGTGGACGTACGTGAAAAATTGTGAAAGCTTAATGCAcgctgaaaataattaatatagaaaGTCAAGTACTAATAGAAGGTATAGCCTGTTATTTACATTTGCACTTAAGAAAATATGGCATCCACACTTACATATAAGGATATaggtatatacacatacactgtCACATGCAGATAAGCTACAAACTGTAAACAAATCAGCCACAATGACAGACTGTGACACTGATACCGCAAGGAGAAAGATGGTTAGCtatttacataagtacatatgtacatatgtagaggtATTTAGGTGAGACACATGTGGAATACACGTAGACATTTGATTACGTGCGAACTTGAACTTTGCCGGTTGCCAGCGGTGacaccgacaacaacaactacaacagcaactTTTGCAATAGCCATTTAAATACTCAAACTGCGCTCAATCTCAATTTGCCTAGCATTGTGCAATATTATTGTTAGTCGGCTGATGAGCCACTATTGTCTGCTTTATAGCTGACATTGTTCGAACAGGACATCTCTGACATTTACCGTTCTATTATGCGCGTGCACTGCACTTAATTGTTAAATCGTCTCGATTTCATAGGTAAAATTACTtgcaaatttttgcaatttttttctcctTACATGCTCTTATTTACAACTGCCATATATACTCGTAACCATGTATGCGCAGAGTTGTCTTCTAATATGCgtgatataaaattttatcttCACCTGCTTATCACCAAGTTAATCATGTCTGCTTATCATTCACtggatgtatgtacataatcaagatttgttttttcttactttAAATTCTCTCGTCTATCTTCAATATAAACTTATATAAATTAGCACAAATGTAACATGAGCACAGTCAGAGTCTGACTACGCTATCAAACTGATTCCATCAGCGAAAAATCGTCACACCAAAATTAACTTCGCAAACTCAAGGGTTGCGATTAATTGCGCGGATTGTAAGCAGCACGTATCCAATTTAGACTACTTCACGACTTCTAAGGATCAACAGCAAACATGTTTGCACGACCACTACAAAGCAACGCCACAAACCCACACgaaaaacaacagcaagcagCGACGGCGAACACTCCTCACCAGTATGCGATCTCCGATTATGGCTACGGCAAGGATTGTGTTAaggtcttgcatgttaagaggaATGGGCCAGTGCACTCGATAAAGGAATTCGAAGTTGGCACACATTTGAAGCTGTACAGCCAAAAGGATTACTTTCATGGTAAGAAAGaataagttttaaataaaaaagaagctcAGGAAGTCCTGCTTAGAAGGCACAATAGTGGTTTATTACTATCAAGTTATGCAATTCTGTATACTTTTCAACTTATCTAGGTGATAACTCAGATATTGTGGCTACCGATTCGCAGAAGAACACCGTGTACTTGCTAGCTAAGAAGCATGGTATTGAAAATCCAGAAAAATTTGCATTGTTGCTCGCCAATCACTTCCTCAACAAGTACTCACATGTTGCCGAGGCGCATGTACATGTCGAGGAGTATCCTTGGGAACGCATTGCGCAAGAGGACAGCGGCATCTGTGATGACAATTACACGTCGATAAATAATCGTCATCGTCACAATCATGCCTTCATCTTTACACCGATAGCACAGCGCTACTGTGATGTCGTGCTGAAACGCAGCGGTAAGTGAAAAGTGataaattgttgattttttttactaCAGCTATAAGTATACCGTTAACTTTGTATAATACGCTCTCCCTGCAGATCCCAAACAGACTGTCATTAGCGGCATTAAAGGTCTACGTGTACTCAAGACAACGCAGTCGTCGTTTGTGAACTTCGTCAACGACGAGTTTCGTACATTACCCGATCAATATGATCGTCTCTTCAGCACTGTCGTCGACTGCAGTTGGGAATATTCCAATATTAATGATGTGAAATTCTGTCAGACTTGGAATACAGTGAAGAACATCATAATCAGAAATTTTGCTGGTGATCCAAATGTGGGTATCTCGTCGGTGTCCGTGCAAAATACGCTATATCTCTCTGAGAAGGAGGTACTCGATGTTATACCGCAAGTGTCAGTCATTTCAATGACTTTGCCCAACAAACACTACTTTAATTTTGATACGAAACCATTCCAAAGCGTTGTACCAGGTGATAATAATGAGGTCTTTATACCAACCGATAAACCACATGGCACCATCTATGCGCAGTTGGCCAGAAAGGATCTTAAAAGTCATTTGTGAAAATTGTTAAAGTATTGTATCACTTTTTTAGTTGTTgtatttactaatattattataatcatacaattatttcaaaataaatatatg
This portion of the Zeugodacus cucurbitae isolate PBARC_wt_2022May chromosome 3, idZeuCucr1.2, whole genome shotgun sequence genome encodes:
- the LOC105218215 gene encoding uncharacterized protein LOC105218215 — protein: MLMNLMKSPSILSAERFILLLGLSCLVSGATHDELPQCSLSGVYKTRQSVVESPNYPNNYPISTCWDYVIRSPYRCPTKFHIQFLDFHLESSANCTNDYLAIGVENDGDDMDLLCGQVIGIKKYHTPGGILRLRFFSDSSPWTTARGFKLLITRLACEREDYLRENLDTNDEDTEEVLAPSSNFQPPQAIVPQLFRNWTQVEQHIPYPTAPLFGWNLPAPPPPAFGNLYGPQPNPQFNQLTENVKPCKPEPTFVSPYPGYIGYPALAYRSNNLQKPVSADQYVGDWQSDAQSKQLREDQEQTLKTKSLVKPTGESQPRQQFFGAALPGAQLAGLPPTGLPPLNAPFGGVPFGAAQPPVLQDGSALFDNTQAVGSTASSQQCCTTSFHQKRFYLSSPGFPRTAFTSLLPTQQRDCQFGLEKNADNICRLRIQFKFFDFGQTYVGTGATEGNINVAISTSRDVCTEDFIEINGERFCGCRTGYVYRSAWGLGAKHIRMRMGYSGVPSSGFLLEIYQEECQETAFVQPQLPAHDVPTNVVSRPSVVQGQVGIGQQNAISNQNVNNRLQQNVFGQQQLPVYQQSPLFAQPPQTQLPPDQIPYRPLQTPSLNLFLATQQPQFWPPPTQPPYAGLPSPFPPSFGVPLYRNARTSESLAAASTHQPMTVVETNSTRKEYYYFDGDEAFGRLRANDEPDDADRNGIAPSPAVRDRCSFSTMDALRLTVDTLWITKPTCYAPLRSWFSNIFG
- the LOC105218216 gene encoding uricase, encoding MFARPLQSNATNPHEKQQQAATANTPHQYAISDYGYGKDCVKVLHVKRNGPVHSIKEFEVGTHLKLYSQKDYFHGDNSDIVATDSQKNTVYLLAKKHGIENPEKFALLLANHFLNKYSHVAEAHVHVEEYPWERIAQEDSGICDDNYTSINNRHRHNHAFIFTPIAQRYCDVVLKRSDPKQTVISGIKGLRVLKTTQSSFVNFVNDEFRTLPDQYDRLFSTVVDCSWEYSNINDVKFCQTWNTVKNIIIRNFAGDPNVGISSVSVQNTLYLSEKEVLDVIPQVSVISMTLPNKHYFNFDTKPFQSVVPGDNNEVFIPTDKPHGTIYAQLARKDLKSHL